In the Sebastes fasciatus isolate fSebFas1 chromosome 20, fSebFas1.pri, whole genome shotgun sequence genome, one interval contains:
- the LOC141758099 gene encoding sulfotransferase 1C1-like: MSEEEQLSFTEAILKASPSLTRFPLISIKGVPLKSYIADNWDDIWAFSPDPSDVLIATYPKAGTTWTQEIVDLLLHNGDAEACRRAPMPIRFPFLENFYPPPIPSGLDLLKTMDPPRIIKTHLAFHLVPPAFWENKCKTIYVARNAKDNLSQDPGRATCPSSCGESVSGLNHIPECHLTFIQTGYFCLHKASNRTELPPHWYIHPLHQPEALMYFNKFKHVKEVDDKP; the protein is encoded by the exons ATGTCGGAGGAAGAACAGTTGTCCTTCACCGAAGCCATTCTGAAGGCGAGCCCATCCCTCACCCGCTTCCCTCTCATCTCCATCAAAGGGGTTCCTCTAAAGAGCTACATCGCCGACAACTGGGACGACATCTGGGCTTTCAGTCCTGACCCCTCAGACGTCCTCATCGCCACCTACCCCAAAGCAG GGACCACATGGACCCAGGAGATAGTCGACCTGCTCCTTCACAACGGAGATGCTGAGGCCTGCAGGCGAGCCCCAATGCCCATCCGCTTTCCTTTCCTGGAGAATTTCTATCCACCACCCATCCCCTCAG GTCTTGATCTTCTGAAGACCATGGATCCTCCAAGAATTATCAAGACACATCTTGCTTTCCACTTGGTGCCTCCTGCATTTTGGGAAAACAAGTGCAAG ACTATCTACGTGGCACGCAACGCCAAAGACAA CCTGAGCCAGGACCCTGGGAGGGCTACATGCCCAAGTTCATGCGGGGAGAGTGTAAGTGGATTAAATCACATTCCTGAGTGTCATCTTACCTTCATTCAAACTGGTTATTTCTGTTTGCACAAAGCTTCTAACAGAACTGAACTACCACCACACTGGTACATTCACCCACTCCACCAGCCAGAAGCTCTCATGTATTTTAACAAATTTAAACATGTAAAAGAGGTGGATGACAAACCATGA
- the LOC141758101 gene encoding sulfotransferase 1C1-like codes for MNSVSTVAWGSWYDHVKGYWLEREKKNILYLFYEDMKENPRREVERIMRYLDLSISDEVISQIVELTSFKIMKENPMTNYSFMPVPMFDQTISPFMRKGIVGDWRNHFTPEQTKTFDEDYKKQMKDVNIPFRTNI; via the exons atgaattctGTTTCTACAGTGGCATGGGGCTCCTGGTACGATCATGTGAAAGGTTActggctggagagagagaagaagaatatCCTTTACCTCTTCTATGAGGACATGAAAGAG AATCCTCGGCGTGAAGTGGAGCGCATCATGAGGTACCTGGACTTGTCGATCTCTGATGAGGTCATCAGCCAGATTGTGGAGCTCACGTCCTTCAAGATCATGAAGGAGAACCCGATGACCAACTACTCCTTCATGCCAGTACCTATGTTTGATCAGACCATCTCCCCCTTCATGAGAAAAG GTATAGTAGGTGACTGGAGAAACCATTTCACACCCGAGCAAACAAAGACGTTTGATGAAGACTACAAAAAGCAAATGAAGGATGTCAACATACCATTCAGGACCAACATTTGA
- the LOC141758089 gene encoding sulfotransferase 1C1-like gives MSEEEQLSYSEAILKASPSLTRFPLIPIKGVPLMNHIANNWDDIWAFRPDPSDLLIATYPKAGTTWTQEIVDLLLHNGDADACRRAPTPVRSPFLEIFSPPPIRSGLDLLKTMDPPRIIKTHLPFQLVPPAFWENKCKTIYVARNAKDNMVSYYHFEKMNLTQPEPGPWEGYMPKFMRGELSWGSWYDHVKGYWLEREKKNILYLFYEDMKENPRREVERIMRYLDLSVSDEVISRIVELTSFKNMKENPMTNYSCIPVPIFDQTISPFMRKGIVGDWRNHFTPEQLKTFDEDYEKQMKDVNIPFRTHI, from the exons ATGTCGGAGGAAGAACAGTTGTCCTACAGCGAAGCCATTCTGAAGGCGAGCCCCTCCCTCACTCGCTTCCCTCTCATCCCCATCAAAGGGGTTCCTCTCATGAACCACATCGCCAACAACTGGGACGACATCTGGGCTTTCCGTCCTGACCCCTCAGACCTCCTCATCGCCACCTACCCAAAAGCAG GGACCACATGGACCCAGGAGATAGTCGACCTGCTCCTTCACAACGGAGATGCTGATGCCTGCAGACGAGCCCCAACACCTGTCCGCAGTCCTTTCCTGGAGATATTCTCCCCACCACCCATTCGCTCAG GTCTTGATCTTCTGAAGACCATGGATCCTCCAAGAATTATCAAGACACATCTCCCTTTCCAATTGGTGCCTCCTGCATTTTGGGAAAACAAGTGTAAG ACTATCTACGTGGCACGCAACGCCAAAGACAACATGGTGAGCTACTACCACTTTGAGAAGATGAATCTGACCCAGCCTGAGCCAGGACCCTGGGAGGGCTACATGCCCAAGTTCATGCGGGGAGAGT TGTCATGGGGCTCCTGGTACGATCATGTGAAAGGTTActggctggagagagagaagaagaatatCCTTTACCTCTTCTATGAGGACATGAAAGAG AATCCTCGGCGTGAAGTGGAGCGCATCATGAGGTACCTGGACTTGTCGGTCTCTGATGAGGTCATCAGCCGGATTGTGGAGCTCACGTCCTTCAagaacatgaaggagaacccgATGACCAACTACTCCTGCATCCCAGTACCTATTTTTGATCAGACCATCTCCCCCTTCATGAGAAAAG GTATAGTAGGTGACTGGAGAAACCATTTCACACCCGAGCAATTAAAGACGTTTGATGAAGACTACGAAAAGCAAATGAAGGATGTCAACATACCATTCAGGACCCACATCTGA